The Mangrovimonas cancribranchiae nucleotide sequence TTCTAACTCTCTTTGATAAGACTGCTTATTGTCAAGTCCTAATGCTTGGGCTTCTTTAAGTTTTAGCTTGTAATCTATAAATAGTTTTAAATACTCATCAACATCTTTTTGCGATTCGTCTTTAACCAAATCTAAATTCTTCTTAAAAACTCTTATAAATTCTTTGGAATAAATAGGACTATCGTCAACAGTAAACAAAACATCGCTTTGAGAAGTTTGCGCTTGTAATGTGCTTGAAAAAAAACATATTGCAAGAAAGAAATAAATACGAAGCATACTTTTATTTTAATATGAATACCTGCAAAAATAAAACAATTAGTCTATTCAGCAATGTTTATACGATGCAAGAAAATGTTAAAACAAAATTGTTTATTTAATAAAATAATCGTCTTGTTTTTAATTATTTATCAACACGAAAACGTTGTAGTTGCGTTTTGAGTTAAAAATAAAACCTCGTTTTTATTATATTGTAACAACTATTAACTTATAAATCATCTATATATGAAATTAAAACTACTTTTTCTTATTTATGTAATTGCTATACCTAGCTTAATGTTTTCGCAATCTGTAGGATTTCTTGGAGGTTTTAATGGTTGGGGTAGCGATGTTAACATGAACACTTCTGATAATATCACTTTTACTATAAGTAACTATTATCTACCAGATACAGGCTTAAAATTTAGACAAGATGATAGCTGGGATAATAACTGGGGCGGCACGACGTTTCCTAATGGTACTTGGGCCGATAATGATATTCCTGTCGAAGCAGGATTTTATGATATTAGTATCGATATTGGATCTACCGAATACACCTTTACACCAGTGTCTCCATCCGATCAAAATGTGAGTATTATTGGCGATTTTAATAGCTGGGCTGGCGATGTTGTTTTAAGTACAACCGATTATATTACTTACACTGCCAACAACGTAGCTTTAACTACTGGTGAATTAAAGTTTAGACGAGATGGCAATTGGAATGTTAACTATGGTGGAACTACGCTATCTGGAACCGCTGTACCAAACTCTGGAGACAATATTCCTATACCAAGTGACAACAATTACGATATTTCATTTAACATTGATACTTTTGAATATTCCATTACCGAAAGCACAACGATGTCTATTAACGATATTTCAAAACAAAGCAAGGTATTCATTACTAATAACCAATTACATATTAGCGGCTACCAAGGTATGGCTAATATTACCGTATATGATGTATTTGGCAGAATTATTCAGCAATTCAATAATAATATAACTAACGACTTTAAAAAGCGTATTTCTTTACCAAAAAATCAGCTTTTACTTATTAAAGTTGAAGGCGAAAACCTAAAAAAGGTTATCAAAGTAATTGCGCAATAAACACACAAAACCTCATCTAACAAAAAGCGGTTGTAAATACAATCGCTTTTTTTATTACTTTTAATCAAACGTTCATTTATATGAAATATCAAGTTGAAGTTGTTGTAGCATGCCCAATAGACGAGTTTATAAAAAAGTTCGATAATATGTCTAATATGAAACATTGGCAACGAGGGTTAACATCGTATGAGTTTTTATCGGGTAATCCTGGCGAAGTTGGCTCTAAAACAAAGCTTATCTATACAATGGGAAAACGCCAAATGGTGTTAATAGAAACTATTACTAAAAAGCAACTTCCTAATGAGTTTCATGCAACTTATGATACTAAAGGGATGCATAATGTGCAAGAAAATTTTTTTAAGGAAACAGAAGATGGTCAAACTAAATGGGTATCAAAATCTGAATTTATACCTACAAAATTTACATATCGATTAATGACTTTACTTATGCCAGGTGCTTTTAAAAAACAGTCCAAGCAATATATGATGGATTTTAAAAGGTTTGTTGAAAAAGGCATTTCTGTTACAGAAAACTAGCCCTATCTTATTAAAGCAAAGTGTCCTTTTAATATTCTATGTTCTCCAACATTGGTTATCATTCTAGCCACAAACCAATAGTCTGAACCTGGTAAGTGTATTCCTTTTAAGGTACCATCCCAGCCACCTTCAAAAGGAGTTATTGTTTGTATCATTTTACCATACCTATCGTAAATTGTAATGTAAGATGTTAATTTGTATCCTTGTCCGGCGCCTTTAATATTCCAAGTGTCATTTACATTATCTCCATTGGGAGAAAAGAACTTTTGATGCCCTAAAATTGAAAATGCTATCTCAGAAACTCCACAACCAGTCTTGTCTCTAACATAAAGTGTATAACTTCCGTAAGATAAATTACTAAAGTATGGCGCGTCTTGATAAGGACCAGAACTACTTTCTATAGAAAACTCGTAGTTTCCGCTTCCTAAATGTTGTGTATTAATGGTTACACTATTAGTCTCACTAAAATCTCTAATAGAAATATCTTCATAACTTATACTAGGGCTTGAAGAGGTTACAACCGATATGTTTTTAATATCAGAAAAACACCCATTTTCATTTTCTGCAATTACAAAGTACTCTCCTCCAGAATTTACTTCTAAATTAGGCCCTGTTCCTAAAATAGCTCCAGTAATATCTAACCACTCGTAATTGTAATTTCCTTGTGGATTATATGTGTTTAGTGTGACAGATTGTTCATTAGAACAAAACACTATTCTATTATCTAACTGAAATTCTGGCTTAGACTGAACTATTAAATTTAAATGCTCACCTATACCATAACAACCGCCATTATCATCTTCAATTCTTACATAAAGAACTTCTGAAAAAGGATTTTGATTAGTATAAGGAACTGTAGCATTTATTTCATTTAATTCTAGCTGGGCATCTTCAAGAGTCTCGTAAAAATGAACACTTAAGTTTTGAGCATTAGGGAATACATCTAAAAAGTCCTGCTCTGCATCTAATAAATTAAATTCCTCTATCCCTTCTATTCCTGTGTCGCAGGCTTGTAAGGTTACTAGAAAATCATCGGGTAAAGTCGTGGTAGAAATCTCTAAATTAACCGTAACAATTTTAAAGCATCCATTTTCTCCTTCTACTCTAACATAGATTACACTGGAGTTAATATTATTATACGGATAGGCCTCTAATGTGTTTATTCCTTGATTAGCATTAGAAATATCGTCATAATATGAAATGGTGTAAGTTGATGTCTCTCCATTTGTTATTAAATCTCCTATTTCATTTAAATTGAAATTAGTAAATCCGTCGGGAATGCCATCTTCATCGCAATTATTAAATGTAATTGGCGAATTTACTTCTGGTAACGTATATACTGTAGCTGTAACAGGAACTTTTTCACCTTCCAAACAACTGTTTGCTGTTGCTAAGGCATAAAACGTAGTTGTTTCATTAATTTCAGGAGTAATAAACGTATTTCCTGTCGCAATAACATTTCCCGTTTCTGAGCTAAACCAATACACTGTACCTATTGAAGCTTCTGCTTCTAATGTTACAGTACCATTACCACAACGTTCAGCTTCTAATGTATTAATTATTCTAGGAACATTTAATTGCGTACTGGCTGATAAGTTTAACGTAGGGTCTCCAGGCATACCACCATACTCAACAATGTAACCTTTTGGTTCATAATCTCCCTCGTCGCCACCAACATTGGGTAAATCGTTCCAAGAACCTTGTATTCCTAATCCTGGTGCTGTAATATGTGCATAATCTTCTGCTCCCAAGTTATTAGGCTCACCTGTATTCCAAAAAGCATAATTTGGTGTAGATCCATTTGTCCCGCCATTCCAAAATACGGTACCAGATTCTGGACCAGTAACCCATTTCCATTCGCCTTCTGTTTCGGCATCACTTCCACCAATCCAACCTGTTCCTGCTGCTTGTTCGCCTGATAATTGTGCTTCTTCTTCAGATAGAATTGTTACTAAATAACCTTGCAACCCATAATATGTTCTATTTTCTGCTAAAACTTTTGCTTCTTCCCAAGATACACCTACATCGGCAACATACTCGTAATAATGTCCTGTAGAAGGCAAATAGTTAGCCTCACCTATGGTGAAAGAAAATGTTTTTTCAAACTCTAAATCTATTGTAGTACTTTCAAAAACGACATCGTAAACTGCCGCAATTAAATTGGTATAAGCGACTTGATTTCCCGCAATTCCTGCTAAGGTTAATTTTCCTTGATTAGCATCCCAACTTGTTTGAATATTTGGGTGCGCCCCGGTTAACTCCAAAACATCGCTACCAACTTGATAGCCTGTAGAAATTTGAATGTAAAGGGCTTCTATAGCTGTATCGTCAGGGTCATCAATATTAAAAAAAGACACAATAGGCATTTGACTTAACGGACAATAAACTTGATTTCCTGTAGCTGTAATATTTGGTGGTTGATTTTGAGAAAAACTCAAAATACTACAACATAAAAAAAACACAGTTATAAAAATACGGTTAAACAAAATAGCATTGATATTTATAAAGAAGGCTAAAAGTAATAAAATTAGATAGTCTACCTAAATTAAGAGTAGATAAATACTTGTAACAAACCCAAAACGCATCCTATTTATTCTTTTCCTCTATCCATTTGGACATAAACTTGGTACTTTGGTGATAATGATGTTGCAAAATACTTCCTAAAAAATTGTCTTGACGATGAGATTTTAAATTAGACCTTATGGCTTTTAATTTTCCCCAAAAATTATCTTGATGCTCATACTTGCAAAATCTTTGTTCTAATACTTCAAAGCCATTTTTTTGTGATTCTTCCCAGAAAGATTGCTGTCTATAAAGCTGGATTGTTTTTTCTACAAACTCATTAACATCATCACTTACAAAGCCGTTTGGTTGAGATGTTCCAAACATACCTTCGGCTGCAATACTAGACATAGCACACGGTGTTCCATTTTTCATGGCATCTATTAATTTGCCTTTTAAACCAGCACCAAACTGTAACGGCGCTAAACATACACGAGACGATTGCATTACGTCATCTAAATCATCAACGAATCCTTTAATTAAAAACCCTTCTTTTTCATGATGTAATTGAGTGACTTTTTGCGATTGATAAGCTCCATAAATATGAAGTTTGGCATTAGGAAGTTGTGCTTTAATTTTTGGCCAAATAGTTCGCTTTAAATATAAAACCGATTGATAATTAGGAGCGTGCAAAAATGTACCGACAGTAATAAAATGTTCTCTTGATTTGTACTTAGGCAATTTTGCTATTTCTTTCTTGGGAATCGCAGGCAACATAAAAGGCAAATACAATAAAAGAGATGTATTAACATGAAACTTTTCTTGCAACAACGTCATCTCATATTCCGAAATAATTAAACTTAAATCGCAACGTAATATACTGGCTATTTCACGTTTTGCGGTATCGTTATAGAGATAATCATTATTAAATAATTCTTTATCTTTAAAGGCTTTCTGCCTCCCTTTTCGTAAAAAGTGTAAATCCTCTGTATCTAGTACTCTTATAGCGTTGGGGCAACATTCTGCCACACGCCAACCAAACTGCTCTTCGGTTAAAAACCTATCAAATAAAACGATGTCTGGTTTTAAATCTGCTAGAAAATCATCAAAACTAGAATTGTTTAGTTCAACCTCAACTTCATGGGCACCTATTTGCTTTAAGTTAAAGGCATTTTGGGTTTTCTTGGTTGTTGTAGCAAATGTCACATCATAATTATGTGATAAAAAAAATGCTATTAACTGCATCATTCTGCTTCCAGCTGCAGAACTTTTTGGTTCTGGCCATACAAAGCCAATTATTAAAAGTTTGTGTTTCAAAATAACTATTCTGGTCTTGGCTCTAAGGAATATTTAAACTTTACTTTATTAACCCAAGCTACAACAGCATCTATTTGCGCATCGGAAAGTTTTGCTTCTTTATGTACCCATGTATAAGACTCTAAAGGCATTTCTTTTTTTTCAACTAGCTCGGCTACTTCTTCTAATTTATGTGCTTTCTTTTTTGCCGAATACGATTCCCATTT carries:
- a CDS encoding SRPBCC family protein is translated as MKYQVEVVVACPIDEFIKKFDNMSNMKHWQRGLTSYEFLSGNPGEVGSKTKLIYTMGKRQMVLIETITKKQLPNEFHATYDTKGMHNVQENFFKETEDGQTKWVSKSEFIPTKFTYRLMTLLMPGAFKKQSKQYMMDFKRFVEKGISVTEN
- a CDS encoding T9SS type B sorting domain-containing protein, translated to MSFSQNQPPNITATGNQVYCPLSQMPIVSFFNIDDPDDTAIEALYIQISTGYQVGSDVLELTGAHPNIQTSWDANQGKLTLAGIAGNQVAYTNLIAAVYDVVFESTTIDLEFEKTFSFTIGEANYLPSTGHYYEYVADVGVSWEEAKVLAENRTYYGLQGYLVTILSEEEAQLSGEQAAGTGWIGGSDAETEGEWKWVTGPESGTVFWNGGTNGSTPNYAFWNTGEPNNLGAEDYAHITAPGLGIQGSWNDLPNVGGDEGDYEPKGYIVEYGGMPGDPTLNLSASTQLNVPRIINTLEAERCGNGTVTLEAEASIGTVYWFSSETGNVIATGNTFITPEINETTTFYALATANSCLEGEKVPVTATVYTLPEVNSPITFNNCDEDGIPDGFTNFNLNEIGDLITNGETSTYTISYYDDISNANQGINTLEAYPYNNINSSVIYVRVEGENGCFKIVTVNLEISTTTLPDDFLVTLQACDTGIEGIEEFNLLDAEQDFLDVFPNAQNLSVHFYETLEDAQLELNEINATVPYTNQNPFSEVLYVRIEDDNGGCYGIGEHLNLIVQSKPEFQLDNRIVFCSNEQSVTLNTYNPQGNYNYEWLDITGAILGTGPNLEVNSGGEYFVIAENENGCFSDIKNISVVTSSSPSISYEDISIRDFSETNSVTINTQHLGSGNYEFSIESSSGPYQDAPYFSNLSYGSYTLYVRDKTGCGVSEIAFSILGHQKFFSPNGDNVNDTWNIKGAGQGYKLTSYITIYDRYGKMIQTITPFEGGWDGTLKGIHLPGSDYWFVARMITNVGEHRILKGHFALIR
- a CDS encoding glycosyltransferase family 4 protein — translated: MKHKLLIIGFVWPEPKSSAAGSRMMQLIAFFLSHNYDVTFATTTKKTQNAFNLKQIGAHEVEVELNNSSFDDFLADLKPDIVLFDRFLTEEQFGWRVAECCPNAIRVLDTEDLHFLRKGRQKAFKDKELFNNDYLYNDTAKREIASILRCDLSLIISEYEMTLLQEKFHVNTSLLLYLPFMLPAIPKKEIAKLPKYKSREHFITVGTFLHAPNYQSVLYLKRTIWPKIKAQLPNAKLHIYGAYQSQKVTQLHHEKEGFLIKGFVDDLDDVMQSSRVCLAPLQFGAGLKGKLIDAMKNGTPCAMSSIAAEGMFGTSQPNGFVSDDVNEFVEKTIQLYRQQSFWEESQKNGFEVLEQRFCKYEHQDNFWGKLKAIRSNLKSHRQDNFLGSILQHHYHQSTKFMSKWIEEKNK